From Acidovorax sp. FHTAMBA, one genomic window encodes:
- the cyoC gene encoding cytochrome o ubiquinol oxidase subunit III → MSELRLQAGAAGALAPRAYHLAQEPHPPNGTALGFWLYLMSDCLIFAALFATYGVLGRSYAAGPTGAQLFDLTLVAINTAFLLLSSITFGFAMLRKQQRDVNGTLLWLAVTGFFGLCFLALEIYEFAHLIQQGATPQRSAFLSAFFTLVGTHGLHVTFGLIWLVVLMLQIKKHGLIPENTRRLMCLSMFWHFLDVVWIGVFTFVYLMGVL, encoded by the coding sequence ATGTCTGAACTTCGCCTCCAAGCTGGCGCCGCTGGCGCCCTCGCCCCGCGCGCGTACCACCTCGCGCAGGAACCGCACCCCCCAAACGGCACCGCCCTGGGCTTCTGGCTGTACCTGATGAGCGACTGCCTCATCTTTGCCGCCCTGTTCGCCACCTATGGCGTGCTGGGCCGCAGCTATGCGGCCGGCCCTACCGGGGCGCAGCTGTTCGACCTCACGCTGGTAGCCATCAACACGGCCTTCCTGCTGCTGTCGTCCATCACCTTCGGCTTTGCGATGCTGCGCAAGCAGCAACGCGACGTCAACGGCACGCTGCTGTGGCTGGCCGTCACCGGCTTCTTCGGCCTGTGCTTTCTGGCACTGGAAATCTACGAATTCGCCCACCTGATCCAGCAGGGCGCCACGCCGCAGCGCAGCGCCTTCCTGTCGGCGTTCTTCACGCTGGTGGGCACGCACGGCCTGCACGTCACCTTCGGCCTGATCTGGCTGGTGGTGCTGATGCTGCAGATCAAGAAACACGGCCTGATCCCCGAGAACACCCGCCGGCTGATGTGCCTGTCGATGTTCTGGCACTTTCTGGACGTGGTCTGGATCGGTGTCTTCACCTTTGTGTACCTGATGGGGGTGCTGTAA
- the cyoB gene encoding cytochrome o ubiquinol oxidase subunit I, producing MSPVTVPDTHWALGRVTWDSIPMAHEPIVLWTFIATMLGGLALMAAVTKFKLWGTLWRDWICSIDHKRIGIMYMILGLVMLLRGFADAVMMRLQQAMAFGDNMGYLPPHHYDQIFTAHGVIMIFFVAMPLVTGLMNYLVPLQIGARDVSFPFLNNFSFWMTTAGAVLVMVSLFLGEFSTAGWLALSNLGNQNPGVGLDYYIWALQIAGVGTTLSGINLIVTIIKMRAPGMNLMKMPVFTWTALCTNALIVASFPVLTAALVLMSLDRYIGTNFFTNDLGGNAMLYVNLIWIWGHPEVYILILPCFGIFSEVVATFCKKRLFGYTSMVYATVVITILSYLVWLHHFFTMGSGASVNTFFGITTMIISIPTGAKIFNWLFTMYKGRIRFELPMMWTVAFMVTFAIGGMTGVLLAVPPADFVLHNSLFLIAHFHNVIIGGVLFGLFAGINYWYPKAFGYKLDRTWGVRSFWLWVVGFWVAFGPLYVLGLMGVTRRANHFEDQSLQIWFQIAAFGAFLIALGIACFLIQIVVSYLKRDQLRDWTGDPWDGRTLEWATSSPPPDYNFAFTPVVHEIDAWWDMKKHGYQRPLTGFAPIHMPANTASGAVISALSLVVGFALIWHMWLLAGVSFAALLLASIIHTFNYKRDFYIPASQVVATEEARTLQLARHV from the coding sequence ATGTCACCCGTCACTGTTCCTGACACCCACTGGGCCCTGGGCCGAGTCACCTGGGATTCCATACCAATGGCGCACGAGCCCATCGTGCTGTGGACCTTCATCGCCACCATGCTGGGGGGCCTGGCCCTGATGGCCGCCGTCACCAAGTTCAAGCTCTGGGGCACGCTCTGGCGCGACTGGATCTGCAGCATCGACCACAAGCGCATCGGCATCATGTACATGATCCTGGGCCTGGTGATGCTGCTGCGCGGCTTTGCCGATGCCGTGATGATGCGCCTGCAGCAGGCCATGGCCTTTGGCGACAACATGGGCTACCTGCCGCCGCACCACTACGACCAGATCTTCACCGCCCACGGCGTGATCATGATTTTCTTCGTGGCCATGCCGCTGGTCACGGGCCTCATGAACTACCTGGTGCCGCTGCAGATCGGCGCACGCGACGTGTCGTTCCCGTTCCTGAACAACTTCAGCTTCTGGATGACCACGGCGGGCGCGGTGCTGGTGATGGTGTCGCTGTTCCTGGGCGAGTTCTCCACCGCCGGCTGGCTGGCGCTGTCCAACCTGGGCAACCAGAACCCTGGCGTGGGGCTCGATTACTACATCTGGGCGCTGCAGATTGCGGGGGTGGGCACCACGCTCTCGGGCATCAACCTGATCGTGACCATCATCAAGATGCGCGCACCCGGCATGAACCTGATGAAGATGCCCGTCTTCACATGGACTGCCCTGTGCACCAACGCGCTGATCGTGGCCTCGTTCCCCGTGCTCACGGCGGCGCTCGTGCTGATGTCGCTGGACCGCTATATCGGCACCAATTTCTTCACGAACGACCTGGGCGGCAACGCCATGCTGTACGTGAACCTGATCTGGATCTGGGGCCACCCCGAGGTCTACATCCTGATCTTGCCGTGCTTTGGCATCTTCTCCGAAGTGGTGGCCACGTTCTGCAAAAAACGCCTGTTTGGCTACACCTCCATGGTGTACGCCACGGTGGTGATCACCATCCTGTCGTACCTGGTGTGGCTGCACCACTTCTTCACCATGGGCTCGGGTGCCAGCGTGAACACGTTCTTCGGCATCACGACGATGATCATCTCGATCCCCACGGGCGCGAAGATTTTCAACTGGCTGTTCACCATGTACAAGGGCCGCATCCGCTTCGAGCTGCCCATGATGTGGACCGTGGCCTTCATGGTGACCTTTGCCATTGGCGGCATGACCGGCGTGCTGCTGGCCGTGCCCCCGGCCGACTTCGTGCTGCACAACAGCCTGTTCCTGATTGCGCACTTCCACAACGTGATCATCGGCGGCGTGCTGTTCGGCCTGTTTGCCGGCATCAACTACTGGTACCCCAAGGCCTTTGGCTACAAGCTCGACCGCACCTGGGGCGTGCGCTCTTTCTGGCTGTGGGTGGTGGGCTTCTGGGTGGCGTTCGGGCCGCTGTATGTGCTGGGCCTGATGGGCGTCACGCGCCGTGCCAACCACTTTGAAGACCAGTCCCTGCAGATCTGGTTCCAGATCGCGGCGTTCGGCGCCTTCCTGATTGCGCTGGGCATCGCCTGCTTCCTGATCCAGATCGTGGTGAGCTACCTCAAGCGCGACCAGCTGCGCGACTGGACCGGCGATCCCTGGGACGGACGCACGCTGGAATGGGCCACCTCGTCGCCCCCGCCCGACTACAACTTTGCCTTCACCCCCGTGGTGCACGAGATCGACGCCTGGTGGGACATGAAAAAGCACGGCTACCAGCGCCCGCTCACCGGCTTTGCGCCCATCCACATGCCTGCCAACACCGCCTCGGGCGCCGTCATCTCGGCCCTGTCGCTGGTGGTCGGTTTTGCGCTGATCTGGCACATGTGGCTGCTGGCCGGCGTGTCGTTTGCCGCGCTGCTGCTCGCTTCGATCATTCACACGTTCAACTACAAGCGTGACTTCTACATCCCGGCGTCCCAGGTGGTTGCCACGGAAGAAGCCCGCACCTTGCAACTGGCCCGCCATGTCTGA